CAACCAAGTTTCTTAACGTGTCGATTCTTATAAATCACTTTCATGTACAAGGAAAGAAAAACGTTAATTAGTTAACTTTATATACACATAATAGATTAATACTATTGATGACGATTACTAAATAATAACATATCATTAGAGGAATAATTTGCGCAACACACTTCTCATTGTCCCAATAACTCAATCAAATCCTATGAAAACGGATTAACCAAGtttcttttaagaacaaaaaatatgaaagtaaaaatataatttcatcatcATTCTAATTTTTTGAACcatattttcaattgaatttttaatttgtttcttatcgtgttttaaaaatatattaattttaatagattaaaaattatatttaaaatattaaaattaatattattttgacagaatagaaaaataacactaaaaaaatatgtaaaagatCCAAATTCAACATTATTCTCTTTGAAAGAAAACAGTGAGTTTTAGTCTTAATGAAGTTTCGGTGATgatttttatatgttaataattataacttcagcgttttaaattcaattcttttatttttaacgaGTTTTTAACCATGATAAGGATCTTACAATTTTTCCGTCTAAGAACTGCTTAAaaaactgaaaagaaaaaatttaagattaatgGTGTCCTTAGTTAAGAGTTAAGAAGTAAGAGatgatgaaattaaaataaattacttgacatgaaaaaataaattaatatacatataatattaatatattaatcaaatacatttaaatcttattttatttcttatctcttttattttcGTCCAATCTATTTTTACATTTCCTTCATACATAAACAAATGGTAAGTTTAATCTATAATTTAATGATACATAAACTCAATTTACATCAACcaactattttaatttgtttaacaaattaaaagtaaaaaatatttaaaatttaaatcttgTATCATAGGGCCGATCAACATCTCTAACCGGACAACTCAAGGATAAGCGGCCTTTGACCGCTCGCTACAAACGGACAATTTAAATCGTGACTTGTTGATGTGATAATTTCTCTGAAGTGTTATTAATAGCTTAACAACCAAACAATCCAAGAATAAGTGGCCGAAGGCCGCCCGCATCGACTGAACGACTTTGACAGGTATCCTAATCATCTAAATGATCGAacgggaaaaaaaaaaaagaataccGAGCAAGAGGAGAAAAGAAGAATCAAGTaacaacaaagaaaatgagGTTAAGCGAGTATTTTAAATAGACATTCGGTCTCTGTACCCGAAACAAACCTCAATAAtagaatcaaatttttttatattaaattattttatacagtTTAATAAAACAGtactttttcaattatataattattagttgAAAAAAGAGTCTGACCCACAAGTCTACGAAGTAGACCAACCtagatttatatataaaactaatatcttcagaaaaaaaaaaaaacttaatatgtTGACAATGAAAGTGTCTTAAAGGGATAGAAGCATTTGGCAAGTTGGTTAGAAGCACGTTTGCATATAGTTGCTGCCAAATGCCAATTGTACATGTATTATTAGCAAGTGGCTGTGTCATGCCATTTCACCAACTCACCAAACTCAACTTGCTTTATACCAAACTATCTCACACTTTCACATTCATATCTCAAACCACAAATAAAAACATTCTTAATCCACTCACTTCACTTCTCTACTTTCATTCAATAAACTTTCATGTGCTGCACACATTCTTTATACACTATCAACtctactttattattttactattataatgCATCTGAggataaataaatatgtatagattaaaaaaaattggagtgATTCTCCATTGAACACGAATCATGCTTCAGGTTTCTAGCAAAGaatatttattgtttgataTAGAGTAAAGTGAAATTGTTTAGTGATACATGagtaagagttaaatatgtttttggtccttgactttaagagaaaattagaattagttttttttttcaaaattttagatcaattaagtctttcaattttaaaaatacgtgaatttaatcattttaactacATTTTGTTacgtttatttaacgtttcaaatgtgtttcattataacatttcaactaacattgaagcgaaaatgtgtcaaacaatgtaaataactcaaatgcgattatgaaacacatttgaaacatcaaataaacttaataaaagttcagttaaaagaactaaatcaacacattttaaaagatgaaagactaaattaggcaaaaattttcaaaagggaccaattccaattttcattaaaaattaagaaatcaaaaacatatttaaccctataagtaataaaattgaaaaaattatcactttaatatttttagatagaAAGTGATGTCCATATCTTATGTAGATTagactaatattttattaatgttgtatttttcttttgaaaaaatcgtcaaatttaaaagtatttttgtatttttttaaatgataaaatatataaattttaattattttttattttaagtttaattagaaaaatctaaACTCTTTAATCCGTTGGTAAACCAACTAGAATTGATAGATTAAAAAGGTCAACTCAGAATGTGAAATGAGTCACTTGCTAAGGAGCACTTTGTCCTTCCATTCATAGTGCATGATAATGAACTCAAATTTAATGTGCCTTTAAAATTTAGGCCACTTGCTCCTTTATTCAGGACCCactctccttctttcttccctTTAGCTGGCATTGCTATTTATTGCTACTTTAGTTAGATTACTTCTTTATTGCCACTTTAgtttattcaattcatattttatagtTAAAGAAATGTAATTAAACTTAGATGATAAAATTTTGTGAACTATAGAAGTATATAACTTCCCTTGTAAAGCATCAAAGAGTGATTTTATATCATAAATAGCACATTTCGTTTTCAGATAAAAGACTTCTTTTTTAGCATGTGTTTGGTCTTCAACTTGGTGTgagttatttatttgatttgatttgtgAATTTGATGAAGGCAACGATCTTTGCAGAACGTTGAATTGATGCATGGTTTAACTTGCTCCACGTACACCTATCAAACTAAACTATATTCCAGGTGCTTAGAACATTACTTCTCCTGCAAATTAAATGAAATGGTTTTTatccaaaattaatatattcatttagttttacatttttaatctGGTTTAGGTTTAGTGAAAACAGAGGAATTCAATCATTTAGATATATCTTTTTACCACAATCGAgcattatatcatttttttactttagtatattatttttcaatttagttaatACTGAACTTGCAAACGCGTATACAATATCGTCTAAATATGTAAATAACAATaacttcatttaaaaattacacataattattaatttggtctccaattttttgaattggttcaatttggttcttaaatttttaaaagattcaatttgatacctttatttttttaaagtatttcagtttattacttttattttgtataatattgAGCTTGCCAACATGTATAAAGTATTGTCTAAATATGTAAAGaacaataatttcatttaaaaattacacataattattgatttggtttctaattttttaaatcaatttaatttggttctcaaatttttaaaagattcaatttagtacctttatttttttaaagcatTTCAATTTAATACTTTCATTATATTCTATGTTGAGCTGTCAATGTGTAAGGTAAAcatagataattatttatatgaaaGTACTAAACTGATgatccattttaaaaaataaggatactacattaaattttttaaaaattcaagaactaaattgaatcaagtcaaaatattaaaaaatcaaatcaacaattatacctacaaattattaaaaaactatttttttatagatatgatttaaaaattattattgcattTTTAAAACGATGATGATTTgtactatattttttaaaattttgcctTCAAAATATGTAAGCAAATTATTATCTCGTATTTACACATAacatataattaacataatgttacataaaaaaattataatttaaaaaagagagTAGTATGTTAGGAGACACAAATcgtaatcaattataaaaaaaagtaaatagatAATAAACAATTTATCAGTATTATTACTCTGGTATATCTTTGTTGCCTAAAAAGTATTAAGAAAACTTTCTTATCTACAATTTAAACCATTTATACATGTTACATAAAAAATTCAAGTTGCACAATTAAAGagaacaaaataaattgaatttaatagATAGTTCAGTTGACAGTACCATATTTTGTAGGGAAGACCTAAaccttttaaaaaagaaaaattacctcttgacaagagaaaaaaacttttgacaaatttaacaaaatttctaaaaatagaattaaaacagattaaactttcattttttaattaaaataacataataaaataatgtttttttacttaaataagaaattttgtcaaaaactttgttaaaaactttattaaccTATCATaactctttaaaaaatatatctttatggAGGAACCATGAACTTCAAATGTCACCAAGTCctgaaaagtaaatttaaatctaggttgaaaaattcattattaaaaattattttaatagtcctaataaatcaaatctaaaatatatttcaatttaaaaaaaatcaggcccaattacttataaattttagatgtttaaaaattcttaaataactATACAAAGTTTCTAACACAATTGGTCCATAATTGAAACTGTAAAACACTATAGATATCATTTGCAGCAACCAAGTTACTAAAttcactttaattaattaataataaatttaactaatatatttgaataaataatataaaatgagtGGGATATTCTTTTTGTACCTGAAAAAAGTGTggaaaaaactaaattacttTGAAGATTTAAACAAGATCTTTATGTAGAAGAAGTGAAAGAATATCTTTAGAAAGGGTTCATTTTGTCTGTGCCAAATGGGACCCTTCAATGAAGTTACGAATTTTATAGTTGAAAAATGTTGAAAGAAGGGTAACAGCATAAGCAATATCTGTTTCAGAAATTTCAAAGCATGGTGTCCCACTCTGTTCATCATGCTCACACGTTAGATATAATCAAAactattttctcttttgttgtttaagaaagaaagaaaataaatagtaaacaaagggttttttattttaccttttttaagGTTAGAGTAAAAGATTGATCTCTTCATTTAGAAACTTCTGCACAATAACACATTTCTGGGTTTTTTCAaggtttaaaaatatgaataaagagaaatatttaatgaaagtaaatctatgtatatattaaaattccaTCAATCATTGACTCtcttttgaataattaaatatttattaaaattgcaTGTATACTATCTCCATTCCTGTATCTAAAGTATCtattttatagttaaatatttacTAACATTATTCAtctctttatataatttattttaatctgtctttaatattaatagtagCAGTTTTTGactgtttatttttttgtagtcaataaacaataaattttaattaacaagGTAAACTCAATTTCTCTCAGAATTCGCAAGAAATAGcaaacatattaattaattgaatgGAAAATAGTTATTCAAACCGtctcttattttaattatttaacaaaatatttttaaaccttTATGATTTGTATAGTCAATagacaaaaaataaactaataaaattaactCACATtccttttaagtaaaaaaaagcTACCTACACAAATtaatgaattgaaaaagaaaattatatagattattaataaatttaattctactgaccatattaattaatttgttaattttatcaatCCGATTACATTAATGAGAGCTGCAAGATAGACGAAAAGAAATGTGAACTtagtaaaacaaaaagaaaagaaagcaaaCACAAAAACGCAttatattaagttaaaaaaGAGATAAGAACAATTAACCAGTaatttatatcatattatatattattatatgaaaaagatattttttttaataaattatttttgtttaataaaatacgtaatttttatccaataataatagttattattatttattattgagtTTTGCACGACACAAATTGGACTTTGCGCTGAGTGTTGAAGATAACACtacacaaaacgaaaataaacGAAACCATAGTTTCGTGCCTTTCTCGCGCTATCTatccattttattttctcttccatAATTTTCTCACCCACCATCCATGTCCACTCCCAACGCCGACTCCGGCACGGCGCCGCATCAGcgccccaccatcacactccCTCCGCGTCCCTCCGCGGAGGCCTTTTTCTCCGCCGCTGGCGGCGCTAGCCCCGGTCCCATGACCCTCGTGTCTAGCTTCTTCGGTTCTGATGCCGCCGCCGACTGCCGCTCCTTCTCCCAGCTTCTTGCTGGCGCCATGGCCTCCCCGATGGCCTTCTCCACCGCCGTGGCCGACAACTCCGGCAAGGACGACGATGGGCCCCACAAGGGCTTCAAGCAGAGCAGACCCATGAATTTGGTCATTGCTCGTTCACCTGTCTTCACTGTCCCACCCGGGTTGAGCCCTTCTGGGTTTCTTAATTCCCCTGGCTTCTTTTCCCCTCAGGTGATTAATTTCATTCGTGATAGCGCTTCCTGAAGGTGTGTTGTGAGGATGAATTTCAGAAGGGGTGTGGTGTTTTTGTGAAGATGTGGTTTTTTTGAAAGAAGGGTGTGGGATCGGTTGATGGGTATGGCGGATTGGAGTTTGGTGTTTTTGGGGTTATCAGTGTGTCTGTAGGGAAGTGCTTGTGGACTGTGATTGTAGTATAGTACTCTCCACAGTTCAGATTTGATCTAGATTTTATTGCAATTGTATAGCGTCGTGTGTTATGTTTTTCAGCGGACTACTTCACTGGTGTCGAAGGATTTCTGGGTTGTGGAGTTGTATGTGTGGATTTTCAGACAAGGGGACGATTTTTTAGCGCATTCAACTGCgcgaaaaatattaatttggagTAATACAATTACGAAGTTGGTGTTGTTGGATGCGTTGCTCTAGTGAAGCCAGTGGGATTTAGATCACACCTTTTCAAAATGTCAAAAGTTTTAGAGGTATTATGTGTCAAAGTAAAAAATGGTTTTTGGTTGCATTACCCTGATTCCTCAGTGATAGttttgatatgttttttttggCAATAACCGAAATGAAGACAAAATTCGTGGCTGAAAAATGCGATCTCCGTGAGTCACTCGACAGTGAAAATAATCGAGATATTTTCGTTGTCCATGTCTATGTTGACCAAGGAACTCAATGATTGGGTTTATTTGTCTTCTATTAACGGGTGTTTTAGCTTTCCATTCTACTTGTTCATTACTACATGGTAAATGTAGTTGAAGATTGGTTTTGCCCTTaaaaatttgtcttttttatttctgGATAAATGTGCATGGTTATGCATGCATTATATTACACATTTTGCTGGTCCTGCTGTTGGGGTGTttattcatcatcatcatcattattattatttaatgtgaTATTTTTGCCTTGGGATGGTGGATATACTTGTTGGAGGTTCTCACCATCTCTTCAATTTGTTGTATACAGAGCCCCTTTGGGATGTCTCACCAACAGGCTTTAGCACAGGTTACAGCTCAAGCTGTCCTAGCGCAATCTCATATGCACATGCAAGCTGATTACCAGATGCATGCAGTAACTGCTCCTACTGAACCACCAGTACAACAGCCATCTTTTGCTCTAAACGAAGCTTCAGAGCAGCAAATAGTTCCATCTGTATCAGAAGCTAAAAATACTCAACTAGAAACTTCGGATATCTCACAGGCTGATAAGAAATATCAGCCGGCTTCCCAGGCCATTGACAAGCCTGCAGATGATGGCTACAACTGGCGCAAGTATGGGCAGAAGCAGGTTAAAGGCAGCGAGTATCCAAGAAGCTACTACAAATGTACCCATCTGAATTGCCTAGTGAAGAAAAAAGTTGAGCGTGCCCCTGATGGACACATTACTGAAATTATCTATAAAGGTCAGCATAACCATGAAAAGCCTCAGGCAAATAGACGTGTCAAGGATAATGGTGATTCAAATGGAAGTGCAAATGTTCAGCCTAAGTCCGAGTCAAACTCACAAGGTTGGGTTGGACAACAAGTAAACAAGTTTAGTGAAAACATTCCTGATTGTTCAGTTCCTGAAAGTGACCAGATCTCCAATCAAGGGGCACCTAGGCAACTACTACCTGGGTCAAGTGGGAGCGAGGAAGTTGGTGATGTAGATAATAGGGAAGAGGCAGATGACATTGAGCCAAACCCCAAGAGAAGGCAAGTTTATTTATGTTGATCCTTTATCATACAGCTATGCACCTCTATAATTCTTCAGAATATAGGCTAAATTTTCTGCTTTTCAGGAATACTGATCTTGCGGTTTCTGAAGTACCTCTTTCTCAGAAGACTGTCACAGAACCCAAAATTATTGTGCAAACAAGAAGCGAAGTTGATCTTTTGGATGATGGTTACAGGTGGAGAA
This region of Vigna unguiculata cultivar IT97K-499-35 chromosome 5, ASM411807v1, whole genome shotgun sequence genomic DNA includes:
- the LOC114184933 gene encoding probable WRKY transcription factor 3 isoform X1 yields the protein MSTPNADSGTAPHQRPTITLPPRPSAEAFFSAAGGASPGPMTLVSSFFGSDAAADCRSFSQLLAGAMASPMAFSTAVADNSGKDDDGPHKGFKQSRPMNLVIARSPVFTVPPGLSPSGFLNSPGFFSPQSPFGMSHQQALAQVTAQAVLAQSHMHMQADYQMHAVTAPTEPPVQQPSFALNEASEQQIVPSVSEAKNTQLETSDISQADKKYQPASQAIDKPADDGYNWRKYGQKQVKGSEYPRSYYKCTHLNCLVKKKVERAPDGHITEIIYKGQHNHEKPQANRRVKDNGDSNGSANVQPKSESNSQGWVGQQVNKFSENIPDCSVPESDQISNQGAPRQLLPGSSGSEEVGDVDNREEADDIEPNPKRRNTDLAVSEVPLSQKTVTEPKIIVQTRSEVDLLDDGYRWRKYGQKVVKGNPHPRSYYKCTSAGCNVRKHVERASTDPKAVITTYEGKHNHDVPAARNSSHNTANSNSMPLKPHNVVPEKHPLLKDMDFGSNDQRPVHLRLKEEQIIV
- the LOC114184933 gene encoding probable WRKY transcription factor 3 isoform X2; the protein is MSKVLESPFGMSHQQALAQVTAQAVLAQSHMHMQADYQMHAVTAPTEPPVQQPSFALNEASEQQIVPSVSEAKNTQLETSDISQADKKYQPASQAIDKPADDGYNWRKYGQKQVKGSEYPRSYYKCTHLNCLVKKKVERAPDGHITEIIYKGQHNHEKPQANRRVKDNGDSNGSANVQPKSESNSQGWVGQQVNKFSENIPDCSVPESDQISNQGAPRQLLPGSSGSEEVGDVDNREEADDIEPNPKRRNTDLAVSEVPLSQKTVTEPKIIVQTRSEVDLLDDGYRWRKYGQKVVKGNPHPRSYYKCTSAGCNVRKHVERASTDPKAVITTYEGKHNHDVPAARNSSHNTANSNSMPLKPHNVVPEKHPLLKDMDFGSNDQRPVHLRLKEEQIIV